One segment of Paramormyrops kingsleyae isolate MSU_618 chromosome 8, PKINGS_0.4, whole genome shotgun sequence DNA contains the following:
- the prr13 gene encoding proline-rich protein 13, with protein sequence MWPNQGPPMNCPTGPPPYNPAYPPGHNPANPVYPAAPNPVYPPGMNPAIQPGGMPYPGPGQPTYPMNPGAPGFPGGNFSGGYHPGPPQIPGGGQYMPGCLPGGMAAGLAGAGGVMAGYNMNKKMKKKMKKAHKHHKHGKHSSSSSSSSDSD encoded by the exons ATGTGGCCTAACCAAG GACCCCCAATGAATTGCCCCACTGGTCCACCACCCTACAACCCCGCCTACCCCCCTGGGCATAACCCAGCTAACCCAGTTTACCCAGCTGCACCAAATCCAGTTTATCCCCCTGGTATGAATCCAGCCATTCAGCCTGGAGGAATGCCCTACCCAGGCCCAGGACAGCCCACATATCCCATGAACCCTGGTGCTCCTGGTTTCCCTGGGGGTAACTTCTCTGGTGGGTACCATCCTGGCCCGCCACAAATTCCAGGAGGTGGTCAGTATATGCCAGGGTGCTTACCTGGGGGCATGGCAGCGGGGTTGGCTGGTGCAGGGGGTGTGATGGCTGGATATAACATGAACAAGAAGATGAAGAAAAAGATGAAGAAGGCCCACAAACACCATAAGCATGGGAAG cattcctcctccagcagcagcagcagtgactCTGACTAA
- the LOC111835276 gene encoding bone morphogenetic protein receptor type-2-like: MQPWKVILLFGQFRVGLSAPAEFKGRRCEFLTSPRNANVKWAGNVSGTVQYCASTRCCMGFYRIANGQAVPEQLGCDVFQTNCLDPTCHVFTRQENTVSCVCSSDFCNTNVTWNLESQPQHPPSLNESSTWVAVIVIGTLFIFSIFYVMIRYRSLFKDWARFGGGDREYYENPPSSLKGTVTPQCSCDQPAASDLDLTNLELQQVVASGHFASVWQGRLCGATVAVKVFPTAHRRSFLKEKEVFGLPLMEHPGLVHFMGAGMEPTGGHWVLLLELAKYGSLKNFLSSNSIDWLSSVKMAQTLSQGLAFLHTDLYRNELHKPAVAHGDLSSSNVLVQMDGTCALCDFGCATVFRSCSGQPRWQQQRESAQLRSQAGTLRYTSPEVLEGCVNLNNDRCLIQGDVYALGLLLWELWARCSDLYAESPVPEHQLPYEAELGPSPSLDELILSVSERRERPILPTPWRQFTQAFSAMKDIIEDCWDHEPDARLTAQCAADRVAALPKHCG; encoded by the exons ATGCAGCCATGGAAAGTCATCCTCCTTTTCG GACAGTTCCGAGTCGGACTGTCAGCTCCAGCCGAGTTCAAAGGGAGGAGATGTGAGTTCCTGACAAGTCCCCGCAATGCCAACGTGAAATGGGCAGGCAACGTCAGTGGAACGGTACAGTACTGTGCCAGCACCCGCTGCTGCATGGGCTTCTACAGGATTGCCAATGGGCAGGCCGTGCCAGAGCAGCTGG GTTGTGACGTTTTCCAGACTAACTGCCTGGATCCCACCTGCCACGTCTTCACACGCCAGGAGAACACGGTCAGCTGTGTCTGCAGCTCTGACTTCTGCAATACCAACGTTACATGGAACCTAGAAAGCCAGCCACAGCACCCCCCCTCTCTGA ATGAGAGCAGCACTTGGGTGGCCGTCATCGTCATAGGAACCCTTTTTATTTTCAGCATCTTTTACGTGATGATTCGATATAGGAGCCTTTTCAAAGACTGGG cCCGTTTTGGTGGCGGAGACCGGGAATATTATG AGAATCCACCATCCTCGCTGAAAGGGACAGTCACACCACAGTGTTCCTGTGATCAGCCAGCAGCCAGTGACCTTGATCTCACTAACCTGGAGCTGCAACAG GTGGTGGCGAGCGGCCATTTTGCATCTGTGTGGCAGGGCCGTCTGTGTGGGGCTACCGTGGCGGTGAAGGTGTTCCCCACTGCCCACCGGCGCTCCTTCCTGAAGGAGAAGGAGGTTTTCGGGCTGCCTCTCATGGAGCATCCTGGGCTGGTGCACTTCATGGGGGCTGGGATGGAACCTACTGGAGGACATTGGGTTCTCCTGCTGGAGCTGGCTAAGTAT GGCTCTTTGAAAAATTTCCTGTCCTCAAACAGCATTGACTGGCTGTCGTCTGTGAAAATGGCACAAACTTTATCTCAGGGATTGGCTTTCCTTCACACTGACCTGTACAGGAACG AGCTGCACAAACCGGCTGTCGCCCACGGCGACCTCAGCAGCAGCAACGTGCTGGTACAGATGGACGGCACATGCGCTCTCTGCGACTTCGGTTGTGCGACAGTCTTTCGCAGCTGTTCAGGACAGCCGAGGTGGCAGCAGCAGAGGGAAAGTGCCCAG CTGAGGAGCCAGGCGGGAACACTACGCTACACATCTCCAGAGGTCCTAGAGGGCTGCGTGAACCTGAACAATGACCGGTGCCTGATCCAGGGGGATGTGTATGCACTGGGTCTGCTGCTGTGGGAGCTCTGGGCACGCTGCTCCGACCTCTATGCAG AATCGCCAGTTCCAGAGCACCAGCTGCCATATGAGGCAGAGCTGGGCCCCAGTCCATCGCTGGATGAGCTCATCTTGTCTGTATCTGAGAGGAGAGAGCGCCCCATTTTACCCACACCATGGAGACAATTCACACAG GCATTCTCTGCCATGAAGGACATTATAGAAGACTGCTGGGACCATGAGCCGGACGCCCGTTTGACAGCCCAGTGTGCTGCCGACAGGGTGGCAGCCCTTCCGAAACACTGTGGCTGA
- the LOC111835277 gene encoding cell division cycle-associated protein 7-like: MEQTLSSFSRDVADIFAENSDNDKTFYGFSDCEISGVGDLKSSDSDDAAVKHKVPDRKPSHRFTIRVALRSRANNTQSEDEDEKGEWPENDGKTEFNLKEKGECGEPLPPDSDDEAEGYLEKRALNIKANKAMLARLMADLQMMPGAVQKSPQVDRPKGQRSRAPPSTPAASGGRRYPERASRRQTRSMGNYQETSVPQKEKDLELTLEEELMEVRQAPRRRGNPRINKSKPHIMRAVEEITEDELNLVADGMTDKVYNSATGTTCHQCRQKTVDTKTCCRNTDCRGIQGQFCGPCLRNRYGEDVRKALLDPGWWCPPCRGICNCSFCRQRDGRCPTGILFPLAQYHGFNDVHSYLNSLRNKLKNEEDE; encoded by the exons ATGGAACAG ACTCTGTCGTCGTTTTCTAGGGACGTCGCAGATATTTTCGCAGAAAATTCCGACAACGATAAAACCTTCTACGGATTTTCTGACTGCGAAATAAGCGGTGTCGGCGATTTGAAG AGTTCGGATAGCGACGACGCTGCTGTCAAACACAAGGTCCCAGATCGCAAACCTTCCCACCGTTTTACCATTAGGGTGGCCCTGCGTTCCCGCGCAAACAATACCCAGAGCGAAGATGAGGATGAGAAGGGAGAATGGCCTGAAAATGATGGGAAAACAGAGTTTAATTTGAAGGAAAAGGGGGAATGTGGCGAGCCGTTACCTCCAGACTCGGACGATGAAGCGGAGGGTTATCTGGAAAAACGAGCCTTAAACATCAAAGCTAATAAAGCAATG CTGGCTCGGTTAATGGCAGATCTGCAGATGATGCCTGGTGCTGTACAGAAGAGCCCACAGGTGGATCGACCAAAGGGCCAGCGGAGC CGGGCTCCCCCCTCCACTCCAGCTGCCAGTGGAGGTCGGCGGTACCCTGAGCGAGCCTCTAGGAGGCAGACTCGCTCCATGGGAAATTATCAAGAGACTTCAGTCCCCCAGAAAGAGAAGGATTTGGAGCTTACTCTTGAGGAAGAACTTATGGAG GTCCGACAAGCTCCTCGCCGTCGTGGCAACCCTCGAATAAATAAGTCCAAGCCTCACATCATGCGGGCGGTGGAGGAAATCACAGAAGACGAGCTTAATCTGGTGGCAGATGGCATGACAGACAAAGTGTACAACAGTGCCACC GGCACCACGTGTCATCAGTGTCGGCAGAAGACCGTGGACACAAAAACCTGCTGTCGCAACACTGACTGCCGTGGGATCCAAGGTCAATTCTGTGGACCCTGCCTACGGAACCGCTACGGTGAAGACGTTCGTAAAGCTCTGCTTGACCCG GGGTGGTGGTGTCCTCCGTGCCGTGGAATCTGCAACTGCAGCTTCTGTCGTCAGCGAGATGGTCGTTGCCCTACTGGCATCCTATTTCCTCTGGCCCAGTACCATGGCTTCAATGATGTCCACTCTTACCTCAACAG CCTTCGgaataaactgaaaaatgaagAGGATGAGTGA